gggagatacagggtaatcaggtcatcccacgtgaggctcacagttaatccccattttacagatgaggtaactgaggcacagagaagttaagtgactcgcccacagtcacacagctgaccaatggcagagccgggagtcaaaaccatgacctctgactcccaagcccgggctctttccactgagccacgctgtagagtGTTCTACTGGGCTCTCAGTCCAAAAGGGAAGGAGgattggtattttatccccattttacagtgaagaaactgaagcgtagagaacttaagtgacttgtccaagattacctagctggcaagaggcagagtggtcTAAAACAACACATAATGTAGCAGGGGGTATGCTGACCTCTCAAGGGAAAAGTCCCTTTAGTCTgaaagggaacgtgcctgctaactctgttgaattgtactttcccaagctcttaattcagtgctgtgcacatagtaagaacttgataacttccatgattgactgatagaaatgAAAGTCTTCTTGGattttaatttctctctttttctctctttaggTACTATGACAACTTTACCTCCTGCACAGAACTCGAAACCAATATCGTGGGCTGTTTTTGGCCCAACCCTCTAGCTGAAGGCTTCATCACAGACATACACAGACAATTCTTTTCAAACTGCACTTCAGACAAAGTCCACTGGGAAGACCCTCCGGATGAAATCCTCATCCCACTGATTCTAATCCCCGTCTTGTTGACGGTGGGCATGGCAAGCATGGTGGTGTGGTGCAGTAAGCGCAATGACATCCTGGTATAGatcgctcttccccctcctccttcccgatACGACTTTACTCATTTTCTTCGGGAAAGAGAGCAAGAGTCAAGCATTGGTAATCGCCTCTGAATTACTACTTTGACCTAGAGCCTCAGTTCGGCAAGAGGCAACCTTTTGAGGGATTGAAAAATCAAGATGATGAATTTCCATTTCCCATTTCTGTGGGAGAAAGTGTTCTACACTGGTGCCGCAAAAGTCACGGGGTCTCTTCGTGCTATAACTCTCCCGGTGGGAGTCACTGGAGAGGATATTCCCTTGTGCTTGGTGGAAtgtagaagaggagagaagcctTCTGGGTAGAGAAGACCAAAAGTCCACCTCAGAGCCAACAAAGTTCAAAAAATGCTACTAGATACTGGTTATCAGTTATCTGGTTTACAGTATGCAGAGATTCCATTTATGGTGTGGACCGGTTCCAAAGTTACTGCCCTCTCATCCAGTCAAGGTTTCACTTGGAAGCTTCGATGAGGATGGTTATCATCCAACGTTTCCCAGAAGCACTCAGAACAGACAAGGATCCAAGACAGGAACTGCTTTTTGGGGCTCAGGACCATCATCAGCGGACATGGGAGCAGAGACAGTGGCATGTTAAAAATGACTTGTGGCATGTCCTTTGAGGATGACTTATTAGAGCCGGGAGATTTGGAACAAGCTGACAGGAAAGATGcagacctttttttttctccagagcTCAGAAAGAATGAGAGGAAATGAGCTGACTGTCTTGACCAAAGAATGGTGAAGGAACTGTCAGATATGTCAGATACCATCTGCCATtctttaattattgttattatttttattattatcgagAGTGGCTGCTGATATCATCCCCCGCCCAACCTCTGCACAAGGAAAGGTTTTTGGGCACACAATGTGCtgtaaataaattttaaaaagataCTACAAAACAGCGTGGCCTTTCAAAATTTATTGATGTTTTTCATTTCAAAAGGTTTAATAGCAGACGTCATGACAATAGAGTCATTACGAATATAAGGAAGGAATCTTATGTTTATGTTAGAGAGAAAGATATAGAGAACAGTGATGAATCAAATCTTTCTAAACACGAGAACAAATTATGTCTAAATGTTGTCTTGGAAATTTGGGTTTGGCATGCTTACTGGAAATctgttttctctgtctctgttgttGGGCTTTGATTTCCACTTGATACATTCTCCAAGACTTCCATTCTAGACTTGTCAAGAGCGTCTCTCTTCAATTAATTCTGTTTTCATTCGTCATGCAATCCAAAAAGCATGCTAACATTGCTTTCCGGCTGAATGTCTTCTCTGATCTCATTACCTGCTGATCTGTTCTCAGAGGAGGATGAGCTTGATTTGTGATGCCCTGTTTGAaatattgttttaatgggatttattaagagcttaccatcctgggatagatacaagataatcaggttagacacagtccttgtcccacatggggctcacagtctaagtaaaagggaagaggatttaaatccctactttacagatgaggtacctgaggtacagaaaacttaagggacttgcccacacaaCAAAccgacagcagagctgggattagaatccagatcctctgactcccaggcccatgctctttccaagaggcttcTCATAATTCATAATTCTAAGAAAGAAGAATATTGGGGTTGGAATTAAGCAAAACTTTCTCTCTTTTGGaataatatttaataaattaGGGTGCTTTTTTTCACATCAGCTGAAGGGTCATCAGATTCCTTCACACAAACCAGTGTTATCGTGAAGGATGATATTTTAGTCTGCCCAGTCTCCTTAGTAGAAGCATTTTCTTTCAGATCTAGGCACAGCCCAGTCTCCTCATTAGAGTCATTTTATTTCAGAGCTATAGcttcatttcttctctttcttgatTTTAATTATTAAGATGGTATTTCTTATTTACCTGCTATCGGCTAAACAttctgcaaagcactggggtagattcaggagagTCAGACTGCTCTAATCTCTGGCCCCtcgggagtttatagtctaaaaggtAGGGGAGAACTAGGAAGCAGCATAATCGGATTTTACACTGGAGGGCAGGGGTAATAGTAGTagaatggcagagtggatagagcacgggcccgggaatcagaagctcatggtttctaatcctggctctgccacttgtctgctgtgtgaccttgggcaagtcatttcacttctctgtgcttcatttacctcattacctcatttacctcatctgcaaaatggggattgagactgtgagccccatggggacagggactctgtccaacctgataaatgtgtatctacccctgtgcttagtacagtgtcttgctcatagtaagcacttaacaaatatcacaaatatttatTAGTTGTATAGTAGggatagtgggcaggaaatgtgtccaccaaccttgctatactgttatattgtactctcattcattcattcattcattcattcattcattcattcattcaatcatatttattgagcgcttactgtgtgcaaagcattgtactaagccggGAGAGTACcccaagagtttactacagtgctccataGTTTCAGATACACATGAATGACTAAGTGTCCTCTTGTATAGGAAGAGCTTTTTTCCAGTTCCAGCTAAAGGCTATCTCTCAATTCTCGTTCTCCTAGCAGAGTCCCAGGTAGGGGAGTATCTCAGATGCTAACCTCGTTTCATCTTTCAAGTCTGAAATTGGCAAGAGAGTTGATCTGACCGTGGCGCTGCTAAAGgcattctctgcctcccttcctgtaTGGTAATTTAGACTGAATAGTTTTGGGACCTCAGTGCTCTAAATAATGCTCTGCTGAACCTGCCGAATTAGTACAAGAGATGCCTAATTTACTACAATTTACATACGGTTGGAGAATCACTGGGTTTTATGGGCCAACTGCATGGGTAAGAATGaactattatggtacttaagtgcttactatatgtgctgtacactatactaagtgctggagcagatactagataatcgggttgaacacagtccctgtcccacttggggctcactgtctaaaagggagtaaatttgaatccccattttacagatgtggaaactgaagtgccgggaagttaaatgactgacccaaggccactcagccaaCAAGTGTCAGagatctaggtcttctgactcccaggcccaggctcttttcactaggctgcactgcttcccagTCCAGAGAGCTGAGGTTGATTTGGG
The Ornithorhynchus anatinus isolate Pmale09 chromosome 4, mOrnAna1.pri.v4, whole genome shotgun sequence genome window above contains:
- the RAMP3 gene encoding receptor activity-modifying protein 3, translated to METPALRLLQLFLMLLGGSFQEASGCNETLMLQKLPECGKVFEEMMKKVDAKKWCNLTEFIMYYDNFTSCTELETNIVGCFWPNPLAEGFITDIHRQFFSNCTSDKVHWEDPPDEILIPLILIPVLLTVGMASMVVWCSKRNDILV